The following DNA comes from Polynucleobacter necessarius.
TAGCCATGAAAACAATTATTCGCTGTCCATGGTGCGAAGGATTTGATTTATATCGCCAGTATCACGATACCGAATGGGGTGTTCCACTTCATGACAGTAAGCGATTATTTGAATTGCTTATATTAGAGGGTGCTCAGGCCGGGCTTTCTTGGTCAACCGTTTTAAAGAAGCGCGACACTTATCGAGAGGCATTCCACTATTGCGATCCAAATAAAATAGCCAATTACAACGATCAAAAAGTGGCTGAGTTATTGGCAAATCCCGGAATTATTCACAATCGTCTAAAAGTGGCCGCGACAATTAACAATGCAAAGGCTTATTTAGCGTTGGAGAAAAGTGGCCAGCCGTTTAATCAATTTCTTTGGTCGTTTGTGCAGTATAAACCCATTCAGAACCAACGCCGCTCATTAAGCGAAGTTCCAGCTAGTTCGCCAGAATCTGACGCGATGAGCCAGGCATTGCTAAAGGCTGGATTTAAATTTGTTGGAACAACCATTTGTTATGCGTTTATGCAAGCTAGTGGAATGATTAACGATCATCTCATCGCTTGCCATCGATACTCCGCTTTAAATAAGTAAGCGGTTATGCAATATCCATCGGATGGGTATTTAACTTTCACCTTTGTTGCGCGAGGTGTCAATTCCCAAGGCTTTGAGCTTGCGGTACAAATGAGTACGCTCTAAGCCTGTGTACTCTGAAATCTTGGTCATGCTTCCACCCATGATTTGCATTTGATGCTCAAAGTACGCCTTTTCAAACCGATCTCTCGCCTCTCTTAATGGCAGATCGAAATAGGTTTTTGCGATTCCACTAATGAACTCACCTTCGGCAGGTGCAGCGGTTGCTTCAACAACAGCCTGTTTTGGTGCTGCAACTGTATTTGTTAATTGCACGGCCCGCTCTTGCTCTGGCTCCACATGTTTAGGAGAGCTTTCTAATGCTTTACTAACGGTCTTCAAAAGCTTTTGTAGGGCGATCGGCTTTTCTAAAAAGTTTAGAGCGCCAATACGACTGGCCTCAACGGCGGTATCAATCGTTGCGTGTCCAGACATCATCACCACTGGCATTGTGAGTTGGCCTGTATTGGACCATTCTTTTAATAGGGTAATGCCGTCAATCTCGGGCATCCAAATATCTAGCAAAACTAAATCCGGGCGCATTTGCTCACGGATAGTGCGCGCTTGCACAGCGCTTTCTGCAGCGTAAACAGTATGGCCTTCGTCCGTAAGAATCTCATTGAGAAGCTCACGAATACCCATCTCGTCGTCAACAACCAAAATACTAGCCATACTTAGGCTGCCTCTTTTGCTAGATTCATAAACAATATTGACACTTGCGCACCAATTACTTCTTCGCCCTGCATACGGTTCCGAATTTCTATTTTCGCAGAGTGATCATCAACGATTTTCTTCACTACCGCCAAACCCAATCCCGTACCCTTGCTCTTTGTTGTTACATATGGCTCAAATGCTCTTGCCAGTATCTTAGCTGGAAATCCAACGCCGCTATCACTTATTGTTAGTCGCACCGCATTTTGAACCTTGCCATTTTGCTCACCATAAGGCACTAATTCTGTTTTTACCTCAACAGGATTGCTTGGATTAGAGCCCTCAAGCGTAGCATCTTGAGCGTTCTGCAATAGGTTATGAATCACCTGCCTCAATTGCGTATGGTCGCCCAAAATAGCTGGACAACGCGGATCCAATTGTGTTTTCAACGGGCTTCCTTCATAAAGCCCCAAAATTTCAGAAGTAAGCGTATTGATAGAGACCGGCTTTAGCTGGGGTGTTGGTGTCTTTGCAAAATCCCTAAAATCATTCACCATTTCTTTCATAGCTTGCACCTGGCCAATAATGGTTTCAGTGCTGCGATTCATCATCTCTTCTTGCTCGGGACTCAACTTGCCAGCAAGCTTATGCTGCAGCCTTTCGGCTGAGAGTTGAATTGGTGTTAATGGATTTTTAATTTCATGGGCAAGGCGTCTAGCAACCTCACTCCAAGCAATAGATCTTTGCGCGCTCACCACGTCGGTAATGTCATCAAAGACAACCATGCGCAATTCACCAGTGAGCTCTGTGCCACGAACAAATAAGGTGACGCCCAATTCATTTTCAAACTCATTCGTACTATGTATCTGGATTTGTTTTTGCCACACCGGCGCACCAGACTGTGCGGGTTTTTGTTCCACTTCACCATCACCAAGAACTGCCAACTTCATCGTGACAAAGCCCTCTTTAATGGCCTCCTCAAACTCCTGTAAAGCGGGGCTGCTACTCAGCGGCTTTCCATCGAGCTGCGTAAGATCTTGACAAAAAATTCTGTCTGCGCCCGCATTACTAGAAACAATGTTGTAATTTTTATCAAAAATACATACGCCTGCAGTAAGACTTCCTAGTACGCGCTCCAAAAACGCTTTGGACTCTTGTAAAGAAGTGCGGGTATCGGCCAACTGCCTTGTCATGACATTAAATTGGCGCGTCAGCATTCCAAGCTCATCACCAGTATCCAACTCCGGCTTAGGCGACAAGTCACCCTGTGCCACTGCTTGCGTGCCCTTTAAGAGCATCAACAGAGGGCGGGCAAGTTGTCTGCCCAACATCAACGCCAAGGTAATTGCCACAAATACCGCAAAAAACAAAGTAAGCGTCAAGGTTCCTACAAACATCTTGCGCAAGCCTGTGCGTCCAAGTGATTTTTCTTGATACTCACTATAAGCAGTCTCAACCGCAAAAATATTCTTTGCTAATGGAGTCGGCATGTAGCGTACTAGCTGTAAAAAATATTTATCCTCTCCATCTTTTCCAGGGTATGCTTTGTTGTTAATGGATTTTTTACGAACAATCGGAACAAGCGCTCTAATACGATAACCACGCTGACCGCCATCTAGCTCAATCTGATCTAAAAAGGTAATACCTTTTTTTTTAAATGCTTCGGTAACCACGTCGGCGCTAGGCGCGGGAAAGTATTTTTTTGGACTTAACTCACTTGTGACTATCAAGTTACGCTGCATATTAAAGAGACTCACCTCTTGGATGCCAAATTGATTACGAATCTTCATAATCGCCGCACCCACTTGATCAGACGTGGTCCCAGCAGGAATCTGGACAATCTGTTCGGCAATAAAATTACCTTCGCCCAAAATTTCTTCTTGAGCAACACGCAAAGTTACTCGCCCCAACTCCAAACCAGAATTTAGCGCTGATTCCACCTGCACATCAAACCAAGTTTCAATACTGCGCGATACGAATTGCAAAGAAACACCATACAAAATTAAGCCCGGAACGATGCCGACCAAGGCGAAAATCATCGCCAACTTGGCTATCAAGCGCGTTCCAAAATGACCTCGATACCAACGCACCGCGATCACTATTACTAAAGTCAAAATAACTAAGGTCAGACAAACGCCAATCACTACGTTGGCTGCATACAGCCAAATGAAATAGTTATCAAAAAACTCGGTATTAGATGAAGCGATTGCCAATAAAGCCAAAAGCAATAAAGCAAATGCACCGATCAATCCAATCGTGATTGGGATTAATTTTTTTCTCCAGACCTTAGATGTAAAAAAGCCTGAATCCAGCAGATTGGCCATGGATGTCATCGCTTAATTAGATTGAGGCCATTAGGTGAGAATGGAAAACGATACCAATCACTTGATACATTCCAGTCGCGATTATTAAGGGCGTTTACCTGGAACGGTTTTGGCAACTTACTCAGGTCGAGGGTCATGCGCACACTCGCCGTATATGATTTACCGGGGTCTAGCTGGAAATTTTCCATAACTCGCCAGCCACCAATACTGCCGACCGCCTGCAACGCTTCCGTCATAGATTTAGCGGAAAAAGTAAATCTTTCGGAAGCAATACGATACTGCTGCGTCAGCGGTTGATAGGACAAGCGTGTTTGTCTTTGTACAAGCGCGGGCTTTTCATCAAACCAATACCAGCGTGAGCGTGTTAAATCAAACTCAGTCTGGAAATAGAGAACAACACCTTTTTGCACCGCATCTTCCAGGCCGGGAGATAACTCAATTTGAAACGCGGCATTTAAAAGCAAATCGTTATCCACCCTCTCCAACTCAAAGGATTTAATTTTTATTCCTTCTGCGCTAACAGTAGTCGAGAATATTCCCAACACCATCAAGAACAAAAAAAGAAATTGTTTAATGCTTCGGCTCATGGCCCATTTTTCTTAAACAAGGCATAGTAAAAACCATCATTTAATTCGCTGGGCAAAACCTGCCCGGGAGCGTCTAATCGTACCGCATCGGGGTGCTCTCCAGCAAACCAAATGGCTTGATCTTCACCCTCTTCGTTAAATATTGAGCAAGTGACATACAAAAGCTCACCCCCTGGCTTCAGCATCTTCCACGCCTGATCCAGTATGGCGCGTTGTCGTTCTTGCAGAGCTATAACATCCGCCTCTCTTCTCAAAAATGGAATGTCTGGATGTCGAGATACTATGCCTGAAGCCGAACAAGGGGCATCAAGCAATATTTTGTCGAAAGGGACGCCATCCCACCATGCGGCTTTCGATGCATCGCCACGCAATACGCGCACCCGATCAGAGTGCAAACGAAGACGATCTAAATTACCGCTAATTTTCCCAATGCGTTCCCCGTCCAACTCAAGGGCTCGCATTGAGCAATCGGCCATTTCCAAGAGATGCGCTGTTTTGCCACCCGGGGCAGCGCAAGCATCCAATACCAACTCTCCATTTTGAGGGCTTAATAAGACTGCGGCCAATTGCGCGCCTGCGTCTTGTACAGATACAGCGCCACTGTAAAAACCCGGCAGATCAGAGACCGGCACGGCCTCTGACAACCAAATTGCGCACGGCAAAGAAACCCCAGCAATTTCTTTGATGGGCTTTGATGAAATGCCCACATCCGCCAATAAAGATTGATATTGCTCACGTGGGTATTGCTTTTGATTTACACGCAAAATTAATGGCGCGCGCTTAGCCTGTTGAAACAATATCGATTGCCACCGCTTGGAATGGTTACGCTTTAGATTTGCGCGCCACCAAGCAGGCACGTACATTGGAATCGGATCAGGTGGATAACGCTTCTCGCCTTCTAGCGGCTGCGCCAAGAGGCTCACCTTGCGCAAAACCGCATTGACCAAACCCTTGGCATACATCGTCTTGTCATATTCACCACACGCCTTTACAGCCTGATCAACAGTGGTGTGGGCTGGATACCCCTTGCTATCCGTGGCGTCTTGTAAAAATAAGGCTATCGCAACGCTGAGCAGATGATCGACCTCAGGCGGTGGAGTCTTCGGAATAAATTGCGTGATTAACTCATGGGAGCGAACCCATTTTCGTAATGCATCAAAGCTTAAGCTCTGCACAATCGGACGCTCATGAGCATCCAGTTGATCTAAAACCTCTGTAAGCGATCTGCCGCTCATGACCTCACTGATCGCTTGCGCGGCAATCGTGATTGCTTCAGAAAGTGGGGGACTGCATGGTGTTTTTTGATCAGTCAAATTAATTTGCTCCGGGATATGTCCCGTTTTTAGCCATACTCATTAAGCGTGCTACCCGCTCTTCAGTAGGCGGATGGGTGGAAAAAAGTTGCGCAAGTCCGCCAGCACTGAGGGGATTCAGAATCATCATCTGCGCAGTTTCAGGATGCTGTTCAACAGCCTGAAAGGGGATGCCTTGCGCGTAGTTATGAATTTTTTCTAAAGCATGCGCAAGCGCCTCGGGGTCCGAGCTAATCTCAGCGCCGCCGCGATCAGCCTCGAACTCTCTTGCACGCGAAATACTCATCTGAATCAAACTTGCCGCTATCGGAGCCAAGATGCCCACTATCAAACTGGCTATTGGATTATGAGGGCGACCTTCAGAATCGCGTCCACCAAAAAACATGGCGAAATTTGCCAATGCAGAAATGGCGCCTGCCATTGTTGCGGCGACCGTTGAAATCAAAATGTCTCGATGGCGCACATGGGCAAGCTCATGTGCCATAACGCCACGTAGCTCACGATTAGAGAGAATTTTTAGACTTCCAGTGGTTGCGGCAACTGAAGCATTGTCTGGATTGCGGCCCGTGGCAAAGGCGTTGGGCGCATCTTCATTAATTAAAAATACTTTGGGCATTGGCAAGCCCGCCTTCTCAGACAGCTCTTTCACCAAACCATAAAACTGGGGCGCAGATCTTTCGTCAACCTGCTGCGCATTCGTCATCTTGAGCACCATGGTGTCAGAAAACCAATAGCTAAAGAAGTTCATGCCGACAGCCATCAGCAAAGCCATCAACATTCCTTGCTCGCCGCCCAGCATGCCACCAACCACAATAAATAGCGCAGTAATTGCTGCCATCAAAACAGCAGTTTTTGCAAAATTAAACATTTCTACTCCTTTGACTGAAAGCGCAATTGTTTTTCACCAAGGCCTATCGATTGCAAACAGGTCTTGGCGTCTGTTTTTTTACCACCCGGTTTTTGCATTTCCAAAACTTCGAGGACGCCGTCACCACACTGAATATATACGCCATGATCACTAAGCCCAAGCACATCACCAGACTCTTGAGATGGGTTTTCAACCCCAATGGCTGCGAGTCTTGAATTCCAAAATTTGACTGCAAGCCCATTTGCTTGACTGCTTGCGCCAGGAAAAGGATTGAAGGCGCGAATACGTTGATCAATT
Coding sequences within:
- a CDS encoding DUF4390 domain-containing protein, with translation MSRSIKQFLFLFLMVLGIFSTTVSAEGIKIKSFELERVDNDLLLNAAFQIELSPGLEDAVQKGVVLYFQTEFDLTRSRWYWFDEKPALVQRQTRLSYQPLTQQYRIASERFTFSAKSMTEALQAVGSIGGWRVMENFQLDPGKSYTASVRMTLDLSKLPKPFQVNALNNRDWNVSSDWYRFPFSPNGLNLIKR
- the htpX gene encoding zinc metalloprotease HtpX, giving the protein MFNFAKTAVLMAAITALFIVVGGMLGGEQGMLMALLMAVGMNFFSYWFSDTMVLKMTNAQQVDERSAPQFYGLVKELSEKAGLPMPKVFLINEDAPNAFATGRNPDNASVAATTGSLKILSNRELRGVMAHELAHVRHRDILISTVAATMAGAISALANFAMFFGGRDSEGRPHNPIASLIVGILAPIAASLIQMSISRAREFEADRGGAEISSDPEALAHALEKIHNYAQGIPFQAVEQHPETAQMMILNPLSAGGLAQLFSTHPPTEERVARLMSMAKNGTYPGAN
- the rsmB gene encoding 16S rRNA (cytosine(967)-C(5))-methyltransferase RsmB, giving the protein MTDQKTPCSPPLSEAITIAAQAISEVMSGRSLTEVLDQLDAHERPIVQSLSFDALRKWVRSHELITQFIPKTPPPEVDHLLSVAIALFLQDATDSKGYPAHTTVDQAVKACGEYDKTMYAKGLVNAVLRKVSLLAQPLEGEKRYPPDPIPMYVPAWWRANLKRNHSKRWQSILFQQAKRAPLILRVNQKQYPREQYQSLLADVGISSKPIKEIAGVSLPCAIWLSEAVPVSDLPGFYSGAVSVQDAGAQLAAVLLSPQNGELVLDACAAPGGKTAHLLEMADCSMRALELDGERIGKISGNLDRLRLHSDRVRVLRGDASKAAWWDGVPFDKILLDAPCSASGIVSRHPDIPFLRREADVIALQERQRAILDQAWKMLKPGGELLYVTCSIFNEEGEDQAIWFAGEHPDAVRLDAPGQVLPSELNDGFYYALFKKNGP
- a CDS encoding response regulator, with the protein product MASILVVDDEMGIRELLNEILTDEGHTVYAAESAVQARTIREQMRPDLVLLDIWMPEIDGITLLKEWSNTGQLTMPVVMMSGHATIDTAVEASRIGALNFLEKPIALQKLLKTVSKALESSPKHVEPEQERAVQLTNTVAAPKQAVVEATAAPAEGEFISGIAKTYFDLPLREARDRFEKAYFEHQMQIMGGSMTKISEYTGLERTHLYRKLKALGIDTSRNKGES
- a CDS encoding sensor histidine kinase, yielding MTSMANLLDSGFFTSKVWRKKLIPITIGLIGAFALLLLALLAIASSNTEFFDNYFIWLYAANVVIGVCLTLVILTLVIVIAVRWYRGHFGTRLIAKLAMIFALVGIVPGLILYGVSLQFVSRSIETWFDVQVESALNSGLELGRVTLRVAQEEILGEGNFIAEQIVQIPAGTTSDQVGAAIMKIRNQFGIQEVSLFNMQRNLIVTSELSPKKYFPAPSADVVTEAFKKKGITFLDQIELDGGQRGYRIRALVPIVRKKSINNKAYPGKDGEDKYFLQLVRYMPTPLAKNIFAVETAYSEYQEKSLGRTGLRKMFVGTLTLTLFFAVFVAITLALMLGRQLARPLLMLLKGTQAVAQGDLSPKPELDTGDELGMLTRQFNVMTRQLADTRTSLQESKAFLERVLGSLTAGVCIFDKNYNIVSSNAGADRIFCQDLTQLDGKPLSSSPALQEFEEAIKEGFVTMKLAVLGDGEVEQKPAQSGAPVWQKQIQIHSTNEFENELGVTLFVRGTELTGELRMVVFDDITDVVSAQRSIAWSEVARRLAHEIKNPLTPIQLSAERLQHKLAGKLSPEQEEMMNRSTETIIGQVQAMKEMVNDFRDFAKTPTPQLKPVSINTLTSEILGLYEGSPLKTQLDPRCPAILGDHTQLRQVIHNLLQNAQDATLEGSNPSNPVEVKTELVPYGEQNGKVQNAVRLTISDSGVGFPAKILARAFEPYVTTKSKGTGLGLAVVKKIVDDHSAKIEIRNRMQGEEVIGAQVSILFMNLAKEAA
- a CDS encoding DNA-3-methyladenine glycosylase I — protein: MKTIIRCPWCEGFDLYRQYHDTEWGVPLHDSKRLFELLILEGAQAGLSWSTVLKKRDTYREAFHYCDPNKIANYNDQKVAELLANPGIIHNRLKVAATINNAKAYLALEKSGQPFNQFLWSFVQYKPIQNQRRSLSEVPASSPESDAMSQALLKAGFKFVGTTICYAFMQASGMINDHLIACHRYSALNK